The following proteins come from a genomic window of Corallococcus sp. NCRR:
- a CDS encoding SEL1-like repeat protein, protein MPSVKFFFAWLVTPALALLVACAHGSSDETKSEAEQELSTLYQRTCGGRLAQACFEQAERLRVGDGVPKDVARAAMLYELGCNGDDPRACVALGVLKEEGRGVAKDEAEAARLFARGCERDLPEGCGHLALLYGEGRGVTKDAAMAVRFYERGCAGDDRLSCNNLGVLKLMGGFGVEQDVAAGMGMLVQACNRSLGVACLTVAREFDQGVRTRKDARLASSYFRTACGLGAQEACASPSAAAGAKPEPAPAVTPEEGAKLEKIRAMCETGSGVGLGMACYVMGTAYEKGAGVAVNPGRATMFYQRACDHEVPEACDDVRRMLGLAADGTKAEAPKQSVLQSLQLDPAKTAPEKPKGSVLKSLQLDAGKVTASAKSAPRASVDRWKDECQDGKGEGDACARLGEVLLEGSAGLAVDVPKAMQLLEDACLKRTPSACVRLWRVLSFGDEALKIAPAPLVGLVFLETGCEARNGGPACYQLGLALTNTSRRYANPEKGMNALRHGCFTHEDGGTCSLLVILTRKLADAAQEGASAEARRSLPLIEAQGCKSRLRSFCKDLGLPLPKDTLVARNLRADCDAGDPDACADLAYEYKRANLIDRDLEEELRVAEKGCAGGSARACGHLATRYGETVAGGMPRDLDAAFARAEQACAMKSWAACDGLARLLREHRHLGADTPQVQEARARDCRYRPASWRPEECAK, encoded by the coding sequence ATGCCCTCAGTGAAATTCTTCTTCGCGTGGCTGGTGACGCCGGCACTCGCACTGCTCGTGGCCTGTGCCCATGGTTCCTCGGACGAAACGAAGTCGGAGGCCGAGCAGGAGCTCTCCACGCTGTACCAGCGCACCTGCGGTGGGCGGCTGGCGCAGGCGTGCTTCGAGCAGGCCGAACGCCTCCGCGTGGGCGACGGCGTCCCGAAGGACGTAGCGCGCGCGGCGATGCTGTACGAGCTGGGCTGCAACGGCGACGACCCGCGCGCGTGCGTGGCGCTGGGCGTGCTGAAGGAGGAGGGCCGGGGCGTCGCGAAGGACGAGGCGGAAGCGGCGCGCCTGTTCGCACGGGGCTGTGAGCGGGACCTGCCGGAGGGCTGCGGCCACCTGGCGCTGCTGTACGGCGAGGGCCGGGGCGTGACGAAGGACGCCGCGATGGCGGTGCGCTTCTACGAGCGCGGCTGCGCGGGGGATGACCGCCTGTCGTGCAACAACCTGGGCGTGCTGAAGCTGATGGGCGGCTTCGGCGTCGAGCAGGACGTGGCGGCGGGCATGGGGATGCTGGTGCAGGCGTGCAACCGGAGCCTGGGGGTCGCGTGCCTCACGGTGGCGCGCGAGTTCGACCAGGGCGTGCGCACGCGCAAGGACGCGCGGCTGGCGTCCAGCTACTTCCGCACGGCGTGCGGCCTGGGAGCGCAGGAGGCGTGCGCGTCCCCGAGCGCGGCGGCGGGAGCGAAGCCGGAGCCGGCTCCGGCCGTCACGCCGGAGGAGGGCGCGAAGCTGGAGAAGATTCGTGCCATGTGTGAGACGGGCTCGGGCGTGGGCCTGGGCATGGCGTGCTACGTGATGGGCACCGCGTACGAGAAGGGCGCGGGCGTGGCGGTGAACCCCGGCCGCGCGACGATGTTCTACCAGCGCGCGTGCGACCACGAGGTGCCGGAGGCCTGCGACGACGTGCGGCGCATGCTGGGGCTCGCGGCGGACGGCACGAAGGCGGAGGCGCCGAAGCAGTCCGTGTTGCAGTCGCTCCAACTGGACCCGGCGAAGACCGCTCCGGAGAAGCCGAAGGGGTCCGTGCTGAAATCGCTCCAGCTGGACGCGGGGAAGGTCACCGCGAGCGCGAAGTCCGCGCCGCGCGCGTCCGTCGACCGCTGGAAGGACGAGTGCCAGGACGGAAAGGGTGAAGGGGATGCGTGCGCTCGGCTGGGGGAGGTGCTGCTGGAGGGGAGCGCGGGGCTCGCGGTGGATGTTCCGAAGGCGATGCAGTTGCTGGAGGACGCCTGCCTGAAGCGCACGCCCTCCGCCTGCGTGCGGCTCTGGCGTGTGCTGTCCTTCGGGGATGAAGCGCTGAAGATCGCGCCGGCTCCGCTCGTGGGCCTCGTCTTCCTGGAGACAGGGTGTGAGGCGCGCAACGGCGGCCCGGCGTGTTACCAGTTGGGCCTCGCCCTGACCAACACCTCCCGTCGCTATGCGAATCCGGAGAAGGGCATGAACGCCCTGCGCCACGGGTGCTTCACCCATGAGGACGGCGGCACCTGTTCCCTGCTCGTCATCCTGACGCGGAAGCTCGCGGACGCTGCTCAGGAGGGGGCGAGCGCGGAGGCGCGGCGAAGCCTCCCGCTCATCGAGGCACAGGGATGCAAGTCGCGCCTGCGGTCCTTCTGCAAGGACCTGGGCCTGCCGCTGCCGAAGGACACCCTGGTCGCGCGCAACCTGCGGGCGGACTGCGACGCGGGCGACCCGGATGCGTGCGCGGACCTGGCTTATGAGTACAAGCGGGCCAACCTCATCGACCGCGACCTCGAAGAAGAGCTCCGGGTGGCGGAGAAGGGATGCGCGGGTGGCAGCGCCCGCGCCTGCGGCCACCTGGCGACGCGCTACGGTGAGACAGTCGCGGGAGGAATGCCGCGGGACCTGGACGCCGCCTTCGCACGCGCGGAGCAGGCCTGCGCCATGAAGTCCTGGGCCGCGTGCGACGGGCTCGCGCGGCTGCTGCGGGAGCACCGGCACCTGGGCGCGGATACGCCGCAGGTCCAGGAGGCCCGGGCGCGGGACTGCCGCTACAGGCCCGCGTCCTGGCGCCCGGAGGAATGCGCGAAGTAG
- a CDS encoding 3-keto-5-aminohexanoate cleavage protein, which produces MPRMLLKVCLNGARAATDHPQLSITPEALARDATACHAAGAGAFHVHPRAAHGGESLDAADIGAAVGAIRRACPGVPVGVSTGAWMVPDVEARRARVAGWRTLSADVRPDFASVNLSEPGWESIADAQLDAGIGVEAGVWFPEDVPRLMAWPRATECLRILVETQSSRPEAACQEARTLVDLLRATGLARPLLVHGSEGGAWAVLGWARRHGFDTRIGLEDTLTLPDGQRAEDNAALVAAALQLRGG; this is translated from the coding sequence ATGCCGCGCATGTTGCTCAAGGTGTGTCTCAACGGGGCCCGCGCGGCCACGGATCATCCCCAGTTGTCCATCACGCCCGAGGCGCTCGCGAGGGACGCCACCGCCTGTCACGCCGCGGGGGCGGGCGCGTTCCACGTGCATCCGCGCGCGGCGCACGGGGGTGAGTCCCTGGACGCGGCGGACATCGGCGCGGCGGTGGGCGCCATCCGTCGCGCCTGTCCGGGCGTGCCCGTGGGGGTGAGCACCGGCGCGTGGATGGTCCCGGACGTGGAGGCCCGCCGCGCGCGTGTCGCGGGGTGGAGGACCCTGTCCGCCGACGTCCGGCCCGACTTCGCCTCCGTGAACCTGTCCGAGCCCGGCTGGGAGTCCATCGCGGACGCGCAGCTGGACGCGGGCATCGGCGTGGAGGCGGGCGTCTGGTTCCCGGAGGATGTCCCCCGGCTCATGGCATGGCCCCGTGCGACGGAGTGCCTGCGCATCCTCGTGGAGACGCAGTCCTCACGACCGGAGGCCGCGTGTCAGGAGGCGCGAACGCTGGTGGACCTGCTGCGCGCCACGGGCCTTGCGCGTCCCCTCCTCGTGCACGGCTCGGAAGGAGGCGCGTGGGCCGTGCTCGGGTGGGCACGGCGCCACGGCTTCGACACGCGCATCGGGCTGGAGGACACGCTCACGCTTCCGGACGGCCAGCGCGCGGAGGACAACGCCGCGCTGGTGGCCGCGGCGCTCCAGCTCCGGGGCGGCTGA
- a CDS encoding DUF2378 family protein, with the protein MDGTPPTRFLKLLRPVVEIPLHEGVGGLFPGPSAFTDEGRIPSAVEKELPNVRAPEKVVFGHTVEGLLSVLEGHLEGPLRPKLKAVGLDLDQKLEPAYPKDQWHQMLLLAAEALFPGLSPPQAHWHLGERFVTAYFSTNMGRALKGVLKLLGPARTLERTARNMASGSNFLLVDVARLSATDYRLKVSNGGVHPEFIGALCHFGTLTTGVKGLSTVVEGREGPAAMYRMRW; encoded by the coding sequence ATGGATGGCACCCCGCCCACGCGCTTCTTGAAGTTGCTGCGTCCGGTGGTGGAAATCCCGCTGCACGAAGGGGTGGGTGGGTTGTTCCCGGGTCCGTCCGCGTTTACCGATGAAGGACGCATCCCCAGCGCCGTGGAGAAGGAGCTTCCGAACGTGCGTGCTCCGGAGAAGGTCGTGTTCGGCCACACCGTCGAAGGGCTGCTGTCCGTTCTGGAGGGGCATCTGGAGGGGCCGCTCCGGCCGAAGTTGAAGGCGGTGGGGCTGGACCTGGACCAGAAGCTGGAGCCCGCCTATCCCAAGGACCAGTGGCACCAGATGCTGCTCCTGGCCGCGGAGGCGCTCTTCCCCGGCTTGTCGCCGCCGCAGGCGCACTGGCATCTGGGCGAGCGGTTCGTCACCGCCTACTTCTCCACCAACATGGGCCGCGCGCTCAAAGGCGTGCTGAAGCTGCTGGGCCCGGCGCGCACGCTGGAGCGCACCGCGCGCAACATGGCCTCCGGCAGCAACTTCCTGCTCGTGGACGTGGCGCGCCTGTCCGCCACCGACTACCGGCTGAAGGTGAGCAACGGCGGCGTCCACCCGGAGTTCATCGGGGCCCTGTGCCACTTCGGCACGCTGACCACGGGCGTGAAGGGGCTCTCCACCGTGGTCGAGGGCCGCGAGGGCCCCGCCGCGATGTACCGGATGCGCTGGTAG
- a CDS encoding DUF2378 family protein → MSNPSEIVFGHTVEGLLLALKGRLEGPSPLRAKLKDAGLDLDRKLEPAYPNSVWQKLLQIGATELFPGVPMNEAQWLLGERFVAGYFETNMGRALQAVLRLLGPARVLDRMSRNLASGSNFLHVDVERLADTDYRVRVNEGGTYPEFIGSICHHGMLTTGVKGLTTVVESRQGRAAIYRVRW, encoded by the coding sequence GTGTCGAACCCCTCGGAGATCGTCTTCGGCCATACGGTCGAAGGGCTGCTGTTGGCCCTGAAGGGCCGGCTGGAAGGTCCCAGTCCGCTGCGCGCGAAGCTGAAGGACGCCGGGCTGGACCTGGACCGGAAGCTGGAGCCCGCGTATCCGAACAGCGTCTGGCAGAAGCTGCTGCAGATTGGCGCGACGGAGCTGTTCCCGGGCGTGCCCATGAACGAGGCGCAGTGGCTGCTGGGCGAGCGCTTCGTCGCGGGCTACTTCGAGACGAACATGGGCCGCGCGCTGCAGGCGGTGCTGAGGCTGCTGGGTCCGGCGCGCGTCCTGGACCGCATGTCGCGCAACCTGGCCTCCGGCAGCAACTTCCTGCACGTGGACGTGGAGCGGCTGGCGGACACGGACTACCGCGTCCGGGTGAACGAGGGCGGGACCTACCCGGAGTTCATCGGCTCCATCTGCCACCACGGGATGCTGACCACCGGCGTGAAGGGACTCACCACCGTGGTCGAGTCCCGCCAGGGCCGCGCCGCCATCTACCGCGTGCGCTGGTAG
- a CDS encoding lysophospholipid acyltransferase family protein: protein MTLTASAARAAWLTTFRLLQRYHRYEVVNLEPLLRPGAKLLVGYHGRPLAVDLCMLTVTLHDHLGYLPHGIAHGAFDRIPGMRQVADGLGFVTSDGPLLKEAVKKGEHVLVQPGGTREGCRDFRHRYRVDWGERLGYLRLAVRYGLPIIPIAGHGMDDAYVGLNDGYAWGKRVGMPGRLPLWLGVGATGLWPLSLPFPVKMTQWVGDPLTTHLTPGFDAADREALLTVHREVTGAVQGLLDTARDYQRTR from the coding sequence GTGACGCTCACCGCGTCCGCGGCCCGTGCCGCGTGGCTGACGACCTTCCGCCTGCTCCAGCGCTACCACCGCTACGAGGTGGTGAACCTGGAGCCGCTGCTGCGCCCCGGAGCGAAGCTGCTGGTGGGCTACCACGGCCGGCCCCTGGCGGTGGACCTGTGCATGCTGACCGTGACGCTGCACGACCATCTGGGCTACCTGCCGCACGGCATCGCGCACGGCGCGTTCGACCGCATCCCTGGCATGCGGCAGGTGGCGGACGGGCTGGGCTTCGTCACCAGCGACGGGCCGCTACTCAAGGAAGCCGTGAAGAAGGGCGAGCACGTCCTCGTGCAGCCCGGAGGCACGCGCGAGGGCTGCCGAGACTTCCGGCACCGCTACCGCGTGGATTGGGGAGAACGGCTGGGCTACCTGCGGCTGGCCGTGCGCTACGGCCTGCCCATCATCCCCATCGCGGGCCACGGCATGGACGACGCCTACGTGGGCCTCAACGACGGCTACGCATGGGGCAAGCGCGTGGGGATGCCCGGGAGGCTGCCGCTGTGGCTGGGCGTGGGCGCCACGGGCCTGTGGCCGCTGTCCCTGCCCTTCCCGGTGAAGATGACCCAATGGGTGGGAGACCCGCTGACCACCCACCTGACCCCGGGCTTCGACGCGGCGGACCGGGAGGCCCTGCTCACGGTTCACCGCGAGGTGACAGGCGCGGTGCAGGGACTGCTGGACACAGCCCGGGACTACCAGCGCACGCGGTAG
- a CDS encoding 3-oxoacyl-ACP synthase III family protein — protein sequence MIPVRILGTASVLPGPPVTTAEVCARVGRDAAEVERKTGIRTRHFAPAGTRAADLGAQALRGALEAARLPATALRRILFVSSMGGDVTTPANGSRVAAALGLSGTCDAMDVGNACMGFLSAFDLAARSVATGLGPVGVVSVELLSRTTRPEDPRPYLVLGDAAAAVVLGDARPGEGVLGATFGNDGTLPPDVVLENPHLTGQREGMRFLTPSRDMTRVALGALKRAASEVLHGAGLTVADVEWVLTHQPNGSMLAAILQALEVPAEKSVTVVDTVGSVGSASLGTGLDRLWRTRPVKPGDRVLMVGVGAGVAHGAVLYRVGG from the coding sequence ATGATTCCAGTCCGCATCCTCGGCACCGCGAGCGTGCTGCCGGGCCCGCCGGTGACGACCGCGGAGGTCTGCGCGCGCGTGGGCCGCGACGCGGCGGAGGTCGAACGCAAGACGGGCATCCGCACGCGGCACTTCGCTCCAGCGGGCACGCGCGCGGCGGACCTGGGCGCGCAGGCGCTGCGGGGCGCGCTGGAGGCGGCGCGACTTCCGGCGACGGCGCTCCGGCGGATCCTGTTCGTGTCGTCGATGGGCGGGGACGTCACCACGCCGGCCAACGGCAGCCGGGTGGCGGCTGCGCTGGGGCTTTCCGGCACGTGCGACGCGATGGACGTGGGCAACGCGTGCATGGGCTTCCTGAGCGCGTTCGACCTGGCGGCGCGCTCGGTGGCGACGGGGCTGGGGCCGGTGGGCGTGGTGTCCGTGGAGCTGCTGTCGCGCACGACGCGGCCGGAAGACCCGCGTCCCTACCTGGTGCTCGGTGACGCGGCGGCGGCGGTGGTGCTGGGCGACGCCCGGCCCGGCGAGGGCGTACTGGGAGCCACGTTCGGCAACGACGGCACGCTGCCGCCGGACGTCGTGCTGGAAAACCCGCACCTGACGGGACAGCGCGAAGGCATGCGCTTCCTCACCCCATCGCGCGACATGACGCGCGTGGCGCTGGGAGCGCTGAAGCGCGCGGCGTCGGAGGTGCTCCACGGCGCGGGGCTGACGGTGGCGGACGTGGAGTGGGTGCTCACGCATCAGCCGAACGGGAGCATGCTCGCGGCCATCCTCCAGGCGTTGGAGGTGCCAGCGGAGAAGAGCGTCACGGTGGTGGACACGGTGGGCAGCGTGGGCTCCGCGTCGCTGGGCACGGGGTTGGACCGGCTGTGGCGCACGCGGCCGGTGAAGCCGGGGGACCGCGTGTTGATGGTGGGCGTGGGCGCGGGCGTGGCGCACGGCGCGGTGCTGTACCGGGTGGGCGGGTGA
- a CDS encoding cyclic nucleotide-binding and patatin-like phospholipase domain-containing protein: MKQAPVLRHARASVLLRLLERARPVEPQPGEGICREGEPVDGIYLLRSGEWRVTTGGTVLLHLRSGMSLGVEALARGAWPVTVMAASASQALFLPREELEAVTVGPRGGAAPRTDVVMFRAQQGLELPPATLSVLVELVAKVMVHDFGDRVLLVRPGPKRTEGAVRGADRVFRRTVTPGAPLLPEGEDFDCVLVDGVPVPESLTPREVRLVPPGGEADGVGTQVLPTVLLSPWRPQGSPTLRGRSLPDEDGWDEEAPPPGCRLRLDWERLVVRPGDSRPLAALGLDAGTRDALSRWARAITGRRVGLALSGGGVWGFYHVHLLRRLAALDVPVDFLSGASMGSLVGAYYCGTARDGREGLDGLRRLQHRARGGHLSAAALSSVVTTQAMEWLVRGDLGDLALEELPVGFLPVTTDLTTGRCVVLEKGPLALAVRASGSAPGVWAPTLQPPARYVDGAFTSMVPVDVLLHAGADLVFSSNIFPAGHQHASRPLLPGAVGLFLSALNPVARAKDLLTSGVLLLHRNGDLESARGDLRYDVGTREHPLLGSMRFTHVDQVLDEAARDMGLEQKLLELKQAWEALRGRRNTTGGRRAA, from the coding sequence TTGAAGCAAGCCCCCGTGCTGCGCCACGCGCGTGCGTCCGTCCTGCTCCGCCTGCTGGAGCGGGCCCGGCCGGTGGAGCCCCAGCCGGGCGAGGGCATCTGCCGTGAGGGCGAGCCGGTGGACGGCATCTACCTTTTGCGCTCGGGCGAGTGGCGGGTGACGACGGGCGGGACGGTGCTCCTGCACCTGCGCTCGGGGATGTCGCTGGGCGTGGAGGCGCTCGCGCGCGGCGCGTGGCCCGTCACGGTGATGGCGGCGTCCGCGTCGCAGGCCCTCTTCCTTCCTCGCGAGGAGCTGGAGGCGGTGACGGTGGGGCCCCGCGGCGGTGCGGCGCCGCGTACGGACGTGGTGATGTTCCGCGCGCAGCAGGGGCTGGAGCTGCCGCCCGCGACGCTGTCCGTGCTGGTGGAGCTGGTGGCGAAGGTGATGGTCCACGACTTCGGAGACCGGGTGCTGCTCGTGCGCCCGGGGCCGAAGCGCACGGAGGGCGCGGTGCGCGGAGCCGACCGCGTGTTCCGCCGCACGGTGACGCCGGGAGCGCCACTGCTCCCCGAGGGTGAGGACTTCGACTGCGTGCTGGTGGATGGCGTGCCGGTGCCGGAGTCGCTGACGCCGCGGGAGGTGCGGCTCGTGCCGCCGGGAGGAGAGGCGGACGGCGTGGGGACGCAGGTGCTGCCTACCGTGCTGCTGTCGCCGTGGCGGCCGCAGGGCAGCCCGACGCTGCGGGGGCGCTCGCTGCCGGACGAGGACGGCTGGGACGAGGAAGCGCCGCCGCCCGGGTGCCGGCTGCGACTGGACTGGGAGCGGCTGGTGGTGCGGCCCGGGGACTCGCGGCCGTTGGCGGCGTTGGGTCTGGACGCGGGGACGCGGGACGCGCTGTCGCGGTGGGCGCGCGCCATCACCGGCCGGCGCGTGGGGCTGGCACTCAGCGGCGGCGGCGTGTGGGGCTTCTACCACGTGCACCTGTTGCGGAGGCTGGCGGCGCTGGACGTGCCGGTGGACTTCCTCAGCGGCGCGAGCATGGGCTCGCTGGTGGGCGCGTACTACTGCGGCACCGCGCGCGACGGGCGTGAAGGCCTGGACGGCCTGCGCCGGCTCCAGCACCGGGCGCGGGGTGGGCATTTGTCCGCCGCGGCGTTGTCCTCGGTCGTGACGACGCAGGCCATGGAGTGGCTGGTGCGCGGCGACCTGGGGGACCTGGCGCTGGAGGAGTTGCCCGTGGGCTTCCTGCCGGTGACGACGGACCTGACCACGGGCCGGTGCGTGGTGCTGGAGAAGGGGCCGCTGGCGCTGGCGGTGCGCGCGAGCGGCTCGGCGCCGGGAGTGTGGGCGCCCACGCTCCAGCCGCCCGCTCGCTACGTGGATGGGGCCTTCACCAGCATGGTGCCGGTGGACGTGCTGCTCCACGCGGGCGCGGACCTGGTCTTCTCCAGCAACATCTTCCCCGCGGGCCATCAGCACGCCTCGCGGCCACTGCTGCCCGGAGCGGTGGGGCTGTTCCTCTCCGCGCTCAACCCGGTGGCGCGAGCCAAGGACCTGCTGACCAGCGGAGTGCTGCTCCTGCACCGCAACGGAGACCTGGAGTCCGCGAGAGGCGACCTGCGCTACGACGTGGGCACGCGCGAGCATCCGTTGCTCGGCTCCATGCGCTTCACGCACGTGGATCAGGTGCTGGACGAAGCCGCGCGAGACATGGGCCTGGAGCAGAAGCTGCTGGAGCTCAAGCAGGCCTGGGAGGCGCTGCGAGGGCGCCGGAACACGACCGGTGGCCGGAGGGCCGCGTGA
- a CDS encoding efflux RND transporter permease subunit has translation MFTDFFIKRPVFSSVLSILITLVGAISIPSLPIEQYPELALPQVQVTATYTGASAETVESAVTTVLERQLNGMEGMRYMSSTSTNDGQSTITATFDPSRDVDLAAVDVQNRVATATPQLPSQVNALGVTVRKAQTQLLVSFGVYDKEKRYDTEFISNYADVFIRDALLRVKGVGDVRIFGERRFAMRLWLDPTELARRGLTAQDVLNALQEQNVQVGAGKVGQAPSSKEQAYQLSLQVKGQLTSPEEFGAIVIQRGADGALVRIRDVGSVQLGAENYQQLLRFNGQDAVGLGITQLPGSNALDVREGVEAELKRLSANFPPGLTYQVAFDTTAAVSASIEEVLKALGEAILLVVLVIFIFLHGWRSVLVAVTTLPVSLVGTFMFVNAFGFSLNTLTLFGLTLATGLVVDDAIVVIENVERVIEHEKVDAKEATHRGMQQVAGVVVATALVLSAVFIPVSFFPGTTGAIYRQFALTIAFSISLSALVALTLSPALCARLLRPNEGKKFILARKFDQGMDSLRRGYGKLLGMMLGKARWVVVGIFAVFLVATGLLYRATPTGFIPDEDQGYLIVAVQGPEGTSLEYTRNVLIQVEGIIKQQEEVTEIFTVGGFSLLGTGANYGSLFINLKPWEERKAKESSVAGLVERLRPQLSQVGGARVLPLQPPAIRGVGSVGGFEFVLEDQQGGRTLEELAQATQALVGKASQEQQLRGVFSAFTAGAPQLNIDVDREKAKAMGVPLSSLFSTLQVYLGSQYVNDFTFSNRVYRVFVQAATPFRDNPKDIGSLYVRSDTGAMVPLEALVKVTPMTTAPNITHYNLFRSANINGQGAPGVSTGQALTAMEDVAKQALPPGFSFEWTGLSQEQKSAGNTVLVIFALGIVFVFLVLAAQYESFALPFVVMLAVPVAMMGALLLQNLRGLVNDVFCQVGLVMLVGLASKNAILIVEFGEQLRAQGQGVVESAINAAETRLRPILMTSFAFLFGVVPLMLASGAGASARKSLGTAVFGGMLFSTFVNLIFIPVLYALVEGARTKVLKHRKHGNSPSGPRNPPPPSIPPEGEPPRPQPA, from the coding sequence ATGTTCACCGACTTCTTCATCAAGCGCCCCGTCTTCTCCAGCGTGCTGTCCATCCTCATCACGCTGGTGGGCGCCATCTCCATTCCCAGCCTCCCCATCGAGCAGTACCCGGAGCTGGCGCTGCCGCAGGTCCAGGTCACGGCGACCTACACCGGTGCGTCCGCGGAGACGGTGGAGAGCGCCGTCACCACCGTGCTGGAGCGCCAGCTCAACGGCATGGAGGGCATGCGTTACATGTCCTCCACCAGCACCAACGACGGCCAGTCCACCATCACCGCCACGTTCGACCCGTCGCGCGACGTGGACCTGGCCGCGGTGGACGTGCAGAACCGCGTGGCCACCGCCACGCCGCAGCTGCCCTCGCAGGTGAACGCGCTGGGCGTCACGGTGCGCAAGGCGCAGACGCAGCTGCTGGTCTCCTTCGGCGTCTATGACAAGGAGAAGCGCTACGACACGGAGTTCATCAGCAACTACGCGGACGTCTTCATCCGCGACGCGCTCTTGCGCGTGAAGGGCGTGGGCGACGTGCGTATCTTCGGCGAGCGCCGCTTCGCCATGCGCCTGTGGCTGGACCCCACGGAGCTGGCCCGGCGCGGCCTCACCGCGCAGGACGTGCTCAACGCGCTCCAGGAGCAGAACGTCCAGGTGGGCGCGGGCAAGGTGGGCCAGGCCCCGTCCTCCAAGGAGCAGGCGTACCAGCTGTCCCTCCAGGTGAAGGGCCAGCTGACGTCGCCAGAAGAGTTCGGCGCCATCGTCATCCAGCGTGGCGCGGACGGCGCCCTGGTGCGCATCCGCGACGTGGGCAGCGTGCAGTTGGGCGCGGAGAACTACCAGCAGCTCTTGCGCTTCAACGGCCAGGACGCGGTGGGCCTGGGCATCACGCAGCTGCCCGGCTCCAACGCGCTGGACGTGCGCGAGGGCGTGGAGGCGGAGCTCAAGCGGCTGTCCGCCAACTTCCCGCCGGGCCTCACGTATCAGGTGGCGTTCGACACCACGGCCGCGGTGAGCGCCTCCATCGAGGAGGTCCTCAAGGCGCTGGGCGAGGCCATCCTCCTGGTCGTCCTGGTCATCTTCATCTTCCTGCACGGCTGGCGCAGCGTGCTGGTGGCGGTGACGACGCTGCCGGTGTCGCTGGTCGGCACGTTCATGTTCGTCAACGCGTTCGGCTTCTCGCTCAACACGCTGACCCTCTTCGGCCTGACGCTGGCCACGGGCCTGGTGGTGGATGACGCCATCGTGGTCATCGAGAACGTGGAGCGCGTCATCGAGCACGAGAAGGTGGACGCGAAGGAGGCCACCCACCGGGGCATGCAGCAGGTGGCCGGCGTGGTGGTGGCCACCGCGCTGGTGCTGTCCGCGGTGTTCATCCCGGTGTCCTTCTTCCCCGGCACCACCGGCGCCATCTACCGCCAGTTCGCGCTCACCATCGCGTTCTCCATCAGCCTCTCCGCGCTCGTCGCGCTCACCCTGTCCCCCGCGCTGTGCGCGCGCCTCTTGCGCCCCAACGAAGGCAAGAAGTTCATCCTGGCGCGCAAGTTCGACCAGGGCATGGACTCGCTCCGGCGCGGCTACGGCAAGCTCCTGGGCATGATGCTGGGCAAGGCGCGCTGGGTCGTCGTGGGCATCTTCGCGGTGTTCCTCGTGGCCACGGGCCTGCTCTACCGGGCCACGCCCACGGGCTTCATCCCGGACGAGGACCAGGGCTACCTCATCGTCGCGGTGCAGGGCCCGGAGGGCACGTCGCTGGAGTACACGCGCAACGTCCTCATCCAGGTGGAGGGCATCATCAAGCAGCAGGAGGAGGTCACGGAGATCTTCACCGTGGGCGGCTTCTCGCTGCTGGGCACGGGCGCCAACTACGGCTCGCTCTTCATCAACCTGAAGCCCTGGGAGGAGCGCAAGGCGAAGGAGTCCAGCGTCGCGGGCCTGGTGGAGCGCCTGCGCCCCCAACTGTCCCAGGTGGGCGGCGCGCGCGTGCTGCCCCTGCAACCGCCCGCCATCCGCGGCGTGGGCAGCGTGGGCGGCTTCGAGTTCGTGCTGGAGGACCAGCAGGGTGGCCGCACGCTGGAGGAGCTGGCGCAGGCCACGCAGGCGCTGGTGGGCAAGGCGAGCCAGGAGCAGCAATTGCGCGGCGTGTTCTCCGCGTTCACCGCGGGCGCGCCGCAGCTCAACATCGACGTGGACCGGGAGAAGGCCAAGGCCATGGGCGTGCCCCTGTCCTCGCTGTTCTCCACGCTCCAGGTGTACCTGGGCAGCCAGTACGTGAACGACTTCACCTTCTCCAACCGCGTCTACCGCGTGTTCGTGCAGGCCGCGACGCCCTTCCGTGACAACCCGAAGGACATCGGCAGCCTCTACGTGCGCTCGGACACCGGGGCCATGGTGCCGCTGGAGGCGCTGGTGAAGGTGACGCCCATGACGACGGCGCCCAACATCACCCACTACAACCTCTTCCGCTCCGCGAACATCAACGGCCAGGGCGCCCCCGGCGTCTCCACCGGCCAGGCCCTCACCGCCATGGAGGACGTGGCGAAGCAGGCCCTGCCGCCGGGCTTCTCCTTCGAGTGGACGGGCCTGTCCCAGGAGCAGAAGAGCGCGGGCAACACCGTGCTCGTCATCTTCGCGCTGGGCATCGTGTTCGTGTTCCTGGTGCTGGCCGCGCAGTACGAGAGCTTCGCCCTGCCCTTCGTCGTCATGCTCGCGGTGCCCGTCGCGATGATGGGCGCGCTGCTCTTGCAGAACCTGCGCGGGCTGGTGAACGACGTGTTCTGTCAGGTGGGCCTGGTGATGCTGGTGGGCCTCGCGTCGAAGAACGCCATCCTCATCGTGGAGTTCGGCGAGCAGCTGCGCGCGCAGGGGCAGGGCGTGGTGGAGTCCGCCATCAACGCGGCGGAGACGCGCCTGCGGCCCATCCTGATGACGTCCTTCGCGTTCCTCTTCGGCGTGGTGCCGCTGATGCTGGCCAGCGGCGCGGGCGCGTCCGCGCGCAAGTCGCTGGGCACGGCCGTCTTCGGCGGCATGCTCTTCTCCACCTTCGTGAACCTCATCTTCATCCCGGTGCTCTACGCGCTGGTGGAAGGCGCGCGCACGAAGGTCCTGAAGCACCGCAAGCACGGCAATTCACCGAGCGGCCCGCGGAATCCGCCGCCGCCGTCCATCCCTCCCGAGGGGGAGCCGCCGCGACCCCAGCCGGCGTAG